The Falco rusticolus isolate bFalRus1 chromosome 5, bFalRus1.pri, whole genome shotgun sequence genome has a segment encoding these proteins:
- the LOC119149420 gene encoding NADH-cytochrome b5 reductase 3 gives MGATLSTLGRFVTYPIWLIYTTILRRLFGSHNHAITLEDPEVKYALRLIDKEEVSHDTRRFRFALPSRDHILGLPVGQHIYLSARIDGALVVRPYTPVSSYDDKGFVDLVVKVYFRGVHPKFPDGGKMSQYIDGLKIGDTIDFRGPSGLLVYKGKGTFAIRPEKKAEPVIKKVKYVGMIAGGTGITPMLQIIRAIIKDEHDPTICQLLFANQTEKDILLRSELEEIQVQNPGRLKCWYTLDRAPENWEYSQGFVNQEMMKDHLPPPQNDVLILMCGPPPRSNMLAFYLDKLGYTKDMSSLSKEDR, from the exons ATGGGGGCGACGCTCAGCACG TTGGGTCGCTTTGTGACATACCCAATATGGCTAATCTACACCACCATCCTGAGGAGGCTTTTCGGGAGTCACAATCATGCAATTACTCTGGAGGATCCTGAAGTGAAGTATGCATTGAGGCTGATTGATAAGGAG gaaGTTAGTCATGATACAAGAAGATTTCGATTTGCTCTCCCTTCTAGAGACCATATTCTGGGTCTCCCTGTAG GACAGCATATCTACCTGTCTGCACGGATTGATGGAGCTCTGGTTGTTAGACCTTACACTCCGGTTTCTAGTTACGATGACAAAGGCTTTGTGGATCTTGTTGTCAAG GTCTACTTCAGAGGTGTCCATCCAAAGTTTCCTGATGGAGGGAAGATGTCCCAGTACATAGACGGCCTGAAAATAGGGGATACTATTGACTTCAGAGGACCAAGTGGCCTACTTGTCtacaaaggaaaag gAACGTTTGCTATTCGGcctgaaaagaaagctgaacCAGTTATTAAGAAAGTGAAATATGTGGGGATGATTGCAGGTGGGACTG GGATAACACCTATGCTGCAGATCATTCGAGCAATCATAAAAGACGAACACGACCCTACCATTTGTCAGCTGCTCTTTGCTAATCAG ACAGAGAAAGATATCCTGTTACGTTCCGAGCTAGAGGAGATCCAGGTTCAGAATCCCGGTCGCTTGAAGTGCTGGTACACGCTGGACAGAGCACCTGAGA attgGGAGTACAGCCAAGGATTTGTGAACCAAGAGATGATGAAAGACCACCTGCCCCCACCTCAAAATGATGTTCTGATCCTCATGTGTGGACCTCCTCCCAGATCCAATATGCTTGCATTCTACTTGGACAAACTGGGCTACACCAAGGACATGAGTTCTCTTTCTAAAGAGGACCGATAA
- the REP15 gene encoding LOW QUALITY PROTEIN: rab15 effector protein (The sequence of the model RefSeq protein was modified relative to this genomic sequence to represent the inferred CDS: inserted 3 bases in 2 codons; substituted 1 base at 1 genomic stop codon), whose product MGQKAPKDNQKNKAETLVICEVFSQGVVHASQRWKDYLGFMDPQSKFQTATNRLSEMVLVNFFSFCMXKGMEEWIMTSKMTKQXSSLCGVRWVWTLSGADKQIKLGMAVQAVQLAELCWEGSPAVLGAAAGAVRVGDRFQNGTRFGKLVELCRLVGWDCLGLFITXVPGKPEAHLRSQVRQHCPQEEQKCRLLGRNALWQFVTSTDSFLPTKDMLENCLGTKNRPKEVANTHTNFL is encoded by the exons ATGGGCCAGAAGGCACCCAAGGACAACCAGAAGAACAAGGCTGAAACCCTAGTCATTTGTGAAGTCTTCAGCCAAGGTGTGGTCCATGCATCTCAAAGGTGGAAGGACTATCTTGGTTTCATGGATCCTCAGAGCAAATTCCAGACGGCCACAAACAGGCTGAGCGAGATGGTTTTGGTCAACTTCTTCAGTTTCTGCA AAAAGGGAATGGAGGAATGGATCATGACAAGCAAAATGACCAAGCAGTAGTCCTCCCTGTGTGGGGTGCGCTGGGTCTGGACTCTGTCTGGAGCTGACAAGCAAATCAAACTTGGGATGGCAGTGCAGGCGGTGCAGCTGGCCGAGCTTTGCTGGGagggcagccctgctgtgctgggggcagctgcGGGAGCTGTGCGGGTGGGTGACCGCTTCCAAAATGGGACCAGGTTTGGGAAGCTGGTAGAGCTGTGCCGCCTGGTGGGATGGGACTGCCTGGGCTTGTTCATCAC TGTGCCAGGGAAGCCTGAGGCACATCTGAGGAGTCAGGTTAGACAGCATTGCCCCCAGGAGGAGCAAAAATGCCGCCTGTTGGGCAGGAATGCGCTATGGCAATTTGTCACTAGTACCGACAGCTTCCTACCCACAAAAGACATGTTGGAAAACTGCCTTGGCACAAAAAACAGACCAAAGGAGGTGGCcaatacacacacaaactttCTGTAA